One part of the Segnochrobactrum spirostomi genome encodes these proteins:
- a CDS encoding MarR family winged helix-turn-helix transcriptional regulator produces MYAVHQIESGSGMIGAEAVGAAKETDLKPAFLEAVMLVERVHRRFLDVVKDELERLKHVEVNAVQAVLLYNVGDADLSAGELKSRGYYLGSNVSYNVRKLTEAGYIVQERCTRDRRSIRIRLTERGREIAAIVGNLYERNARTIGDVGLFGASDLRQMTTALQRLDRFWDDQIRYRL; encoded by the coding sequence ATGTACGCAGTTCACCAGATCGAAAGCGGAAGCGGCATGATCGGTGCTGAGGCGGTCGGCGCCGCCAAGGAGACCGATCTGAAGCCCGCCTTCCTCGAGGCGGTGATGCTCGTCGAGCGCGTGCACCGCCGCTTTCTCGACGTGGTGAAGGACGAGCTCGAGCGGCTGAAGCACGTCGAGGTCAACGCCGTTCAGGCGGTGCTGCTCTACAATGTCGGCGACGCCGATCTTTCGGCGGGGGAACTGAAGAGCCGCGGTTATTATCTCGGCTCCAATGTTTCCTACAATGTCCGCAAGCTCACCGAGGCGGGCTACATCGTTCAGGAACGCTGCACCCGGGACCGCCGCTCGATCCGCATCCGCCTCACCGAGCGCGGGCGCGAGATCGCGGCCATCGTCGGCAATCTCTACGAGCGCAATGCGCGCACCATCGGCGATGTCGGTCTGTTCGGGGCCTCCGACCTGCGGCAAATGACGACCGCCCTCCAGCGTCTCGACCGCTTCTGGGACGACCAGATCCGCTATCGGCTCTGA
- a CDS encoding DUF6163 family protein has translation MSEPTDRPTAQDAPPRDDAGASAPRPATPSGLRPAATEASPSAALAAAQASARERLERMRAQIAAASVLSRPADGTPRPGAPSSSLPASGRPSDAAPRPAPASAPPASASAAASIAPTPAQQPQAAVPGRGMPAEAEVRQAAPAASESPYSEPEYAADGPFEAEDFDGAAAAPEPFEPTPAAPPRAAKKTKLRGKAAKAAKAPKEASRAATKLASLPGGLAPGREKAPPVEAKEPKIEWRGLIGTALQWPWPSILTIYLRLNAALWFAMGLYYWARITGFVPWRMHYFWDMPLTWQSAIVLYAVLNLVTAVGLWLTAPWGPIVWVFTIVCQIVTHSALSDVFGERPFRIPFYVFSVFIYVILSILARRSRR, from the coding sequence ATGAGCGAGCCGACGGACCGCCCGACGGCGCAGGACGCGCCGCCCCGCGATGACGCGGGTGCGTCTGCGCCGCGCCCGGCGACGCCGTCCGGCTTGCGCCCGGCCGCGACCGAGGCGTCGCCGTCGGCCGCACTCGCCGCCGCCCAGGCGAGCGCGCGCGAGCGGCTCGAGCGCATGCGGGCGCAGATCGCGGCGGCCTCGGTGCTGTCCCGCCCGGCCGACGGCACGCCGCGCCCCGGTGCGCCGTCGTCTTCGCTCCCCGCATCCGGGCGGCCCTCCGACGCGGCCCCGCGGCCCGCCCCGGCGTCGGCCCCGCCGGCATCGGCCTCGGCTGCGGCCTCTATCGCGCCGACGCCCGCCCAGCAGCCGCAAGCGGCGGTGCCGGGGCGCGGGATGCCAGCCGAGGCCGAAGTGCGGCAGGCCGCGCCCGCCGCGTCGGAGTCGCCTTATTCCGAGCCGGAATATGCCGCCGACGGACCGTTCGAGGCGGAGGATTTCGACGGGGCCGCGGCCGCCCCGGAGCCGTTCGAGCCGACGCCGGCCGCGCCGCCGCGCGCCGCCAAGAAGACGAAGCTTCGCGGCAAGGCCGCCAAGGCCGCCAAGGCGCCGAAGGAGGCGAGCCGGGCGGCGACGAAGCTCGCGAGCCTCCCGGGCGGGCTCGCGCCCGGCCGCGAAAAGGCGCCGCCGGTCGAGGCCAAGGAGCCGAAGATCGAATGGCGGGGCCTCATCGGCACCGCCCTGCAATGGCCGTGGCCGTCGATCCTGACGATCTACCTCCGGCTCAACGCCGCGCTGTGGTTCGCCATGGGCCTCTATTATTGGGCCCGCATCACGGGCTTCGTGCCGTGGCGGATGCACTATTTCTGGGACATGCCCCTGACCTGGCAGTCGGCGATCGTGCTCTACGCCGTCTTGAACCTCGTCACCGCCGTCGGCCTGTGGTTGACGGCGCCATGGGGACCGATCGTCTGGGTGTTCACGATCGTCTGCCAGATCGTCACGCATTCGGCGTTGTCCGACGTCTTCGGCGAGCGTCCCTTCCGCATTCCCTTCTATGTCTTCTCTGTATTCATCTACGTCATCTTGAGCATTCTCGCGCGGCGTTCGCGCCGCTGA